A stretch of Natronococcus sp. CG52 DNA encodes these proteins:
- a CDS encoding TIGR00341 family protein, with amino-acid sequence MRLLQVLVPGEKRDEALRVLDDEQLDYVRTNECSNEADAELITIPVPTQAVEHVLTSLRETGIEDEFIVVSSIETARTPRIAELEERFVNGREEDDSISRAEIRSKALNMTPGRVTYYVMTLLSAIVATAGLLLDSPAIVVGSMVIAPQISAALTGTVGLVLDDRRMFFDGVFSMVAGLVVAMLGAFAFAWLVRSGGFVPGIIDITAIEQVQNRISPGLLALLVGVCAGAAGAFGLATAIPVSLVGVMIAAALIPAAAAVGIGIAWGDVGVTLGAFVLVAVNATSILLAGLAVFWYLGYRPKEWNPGNLRANLTKDRLGAVAVMILVSVVVLAGAGLVLGQHVAFENEVNDEVRSVLDDDTHEEIELVELQTEFYDGGLVADETKVTIVVRRPADAPYPELASILERSIEDRTGHDVTVSLEFVEGAAADEQTALYARPVSRTQGV; translated from the coding sequence ATGCGATTGCTCCAGGTGCTCGTTCCCGGCGAGAAACGGGACGAAGCACTGCGAGTGCTCGACGACGAGCAACTCGACTACGTCCGGACCAACGAGTGCAGCAACGAGGCCGACGCCGAACTCATCACGATCCCGGTTCCGACCCAGGCCGTCGAACACGTGCTGACGTCGCTTCGAGAGACCGGTATCGAAGACGAGTTCATCGTCGTCTCGTCGATCGAAACCGCACGTACGCCGCGGATCGCGGAACTCGAAGAGCGGTTCGTCAACGGCCGCGAGGAAGACGATAGCATCTCTCGTGCAGAGATCCGGAGCAAGGCGTTGAATATGACTCCAGGACGGGTCACCTACTACGTGATGACCCTGCTGAGCGCGATCGTGGCGACGGCGGGGCTGTTGCTCGATTCGCCCGCGATCGTCGTCGGATCGATGGTTATCGCGCCACAGATCAGCGCGGCGCTGACCGGGACCGTCGGCCTCGTTCTCGACGATCGCCGGATGTTCTTCGACGGCGTCTTCTCGATGGTCGCCGGACTCGTCGTCGCCATGCTCGGCGCGTTCGCGTTCGCCTGGTTGGTTCGGTCGGGCGGGTTCGTTCCGGGCATCATCGACATTACGGCGATCGAACAGGTGCAAAACCGGATTTCACCGGGGCTGCTCGCACTCCTTGTCGGCGTCTGTGCCGGCGCTGCGGGCGCGTTCGGTCTCGCGACGGCGATCCCGGTCTCGCTGGTCGGCGTGATGATCGCCGCCGCGCTCATTCCGGCGGCTGCGGCGGTCGGTATCGGCATCGCCTGGGGAGACGTCGGCGTCACACTCGGCGCGTTCGTCCTAGTCGCGGTCAACGCCACGTCGATCCTGCTCGCCGGCCTCGCCGTCTTCTGGTATCTCGGCTACCGACCCAAGGAGTGGAACCCCGGAAACCTCCGGGCGAATCTTACCAAGGACCGACTCGGCGCGGTCGCCGTCATGATCCTCGTCAGTGTGGTCGTCCTGGCCGGCGCCGGACTCGTCCTCGGACAGCACGTCGCCTTCGAGAACGAGGTCAACGACGAGGTCAGGTCGGTGCTCGACGACGACACCCACGAGGAGATCGAGCTGGTCGAACTCCAGACGGAGTTCTACGACGGCGGACTGGTCGCCGACGAAACGAAGGTAACGATAGTCGTTCGCCGCCCGGCAGACGCGCCGTATCCGGAGCTCGCCTCGATCCTGGAGCGGTCCATCGAGGACCGGACCGGCCACGACGTTACCGTCTCCCTCGAGTTCGTTGAGGGGGCGGCTGCGGACGAACAGACGGCGCTGTACGCCCGACCGGTGTCGAGAACGCAAGGGGTTTAG